The DNA region ACGAATACCATGTTCATTATAATCAATCTGCAAATCTTCATCCGTAATTCCAGATAAATCCGTATTGATATCCTTAAAGTCACCCGTGCAAGAAGCCAGAACTAACAGAGCACCGAATATCCAACTATATCTTTTCATATCAATCCTCCCCTCTCCCATTAAAATTCACACTTCAATGAAAAGCCCCAACTGCGCGTTGTTGGCATCCCATACACATCAATACCTTGATTATCATTACCGGTAGATAATACCAGATCCGGATCAAAAGGTGCCTTCTTATAAAGGAAAAACAAATTGCGGGCTATAAAAGATACCTGCGCTTTCTTCAGGACTTTAGTTTTTTCCATCCAGGAAGCAGGCAACTGATAAGACAATGAAAGTTCTCTCAACCGGATGTTGGTCGCATCATACATATAATATTCCGTTGTCCCTGCGCGTCCGCCTACAATCTTATAGAATCCCTTCACGTTCTCTATCCGCTGCCCCTCCAGCATAACATAACCATCATCACGGGCTTTTCCGGTAATTTCCGATACACCATACAAGTCCATATCTGCCTGAGTTTGCGAAAGCACCTTACCGCCGTAACGACAATCTACCAGGAAATAGAGAGACAAGTCCTTATAAGAAAGCGTATGATTCCATCCCAGCTGGAACTTCGGATTGGAGTTTCCAACTTTTACCGTATTCCCGTCACCTTCTACTTTTGGCAATCCTGCATTATTCCCTTCCGTCTCATAAACAATATTACCGGAAGCATCTCTGACAAAAGCTTTTCCATAAATGTCGCCAATCGATCCGCCTTTTATCAGTTTCATGGCATAGCTGGAAGAGAAACTGGTGGGACCATAAACAAATTCTTTCAAATCTTCATGCAAAGCAACTATTTTGTTCCTGTTAGAAGCAAAATTAAGAGTAGTACTCCACATAAAATCTTTTGCCATCACAGGAGTAGCGTCCAATGCGATTTCCCATCCCTGATTCTGAATGTTACCGGCATTCACATAGCGGTAAGCATATTTGTCACCCGCCAGCGTAGGCAATTTAAAAAACTGGTTATGAGTATTTGTTCTATAGAAAGTGATATTAAACCCGATACGGCTATTCAGAAAACGTCCTTCCGCACCAATTTCCCACGAATAATTCATCTCCGGTTCCATTTCCTTGAAAGGTGCCGCATCATTCGCCAGATATTCACCACCGGCAGTGATATGGGAAACGGAATTCGTAATATACAAAGGAATATCATTTCCCACCATACTATAAGCTGCACGCACCTTTGCATACGACACCCATTCAGGTAAAGTCAGCAGACGACTTAGGATCAACGAAGTACCAACTGAAGGATAAAAATATCCCCTGCCTTCGTGCTTGGTATGTGATAAAGTGGAAGACCAGTCATTACGGGCCGTCAAATCTATATAGGCACTCTCTTTATAACCCACCTGCGCCGTAGCAAACAGCGATTGCAGCTGGCGGTGTGAATCAATTTTCTGATCAAGAGCTGCTGAACCGTTCATTATAATATTTGCCAGAGTGAATACATTGGCATAGTACAAAGAAGCTGTTTTGGAATCATAACGGGTAGAATTAGTAGTCTTATCAGTAATACTTCCCCCCAATGCACCATTTACTGAGAAATAGCCCCATTTCTTCTTCACCATAAGCATCAGGTCACCATAAAACTGGAGATCCTGATAATCCATTTCCAGGTAACGTCCGTTAGCACCGGCTAACGCCGGAGCTGTAGAAGCATAAAATTTCTGACGGACTTTATCGTCAATGCAATCCACATTGCCACGGGCCTGTACCGTCAACCAGTCATTTACTTGCAAGTTTGCCGATAAGGAGACAATGGCATGCATACGCACTTCTTTAGTTTGTATGCGGTTCGTTATCCAATACGGATTCTGCTCAAAATCTTCATAGGAAGTATGCCAGTTCTGTATATTCAGATTTCTACTTTCATCGTACACTTCGAAATTATCCCTATAATACGACAAGTCCTCTCCACGGGGGAACCGATAAAGTCCCACTAACGGATTCATATAAAATCCGCCAACTGTCGGCTTGTTTTTAGATACCTGTCGCATCAGGTTCACATTACCATCCAGTTTCAAACGATTATTGAACATCACAGAAGTTTCCCTGAATGTAATATTATGCTTGGATAAGCGATTTTTATCAATAATCCCTTTACCGGTAGTATTGGCATATGAAAAATAATTCTGCAATTTCTCATTGCCATGACTTACGGATACGGAAGTAATGGAAGTCACTCCGGTAGAGAAGAAATCATTCAAATTATCGTATTTCGGCAAGTCTTTTCGTTCCCCCCAACTATCTACCCCATCACTTACTCCATAACGACTTTGCATTTCGGGTAAAGAAGATGCTTTATCGAACATCAGACTGGTAGAAAATGATATGCTCCGTTGTCCTTGTGATTTACCTTTCTTGGTCGTAATCAAGATCACACCGTTACCT from Bacteroides sp. MSB163 includes:
- a CDS encoding SusC/RagA family TonB-linked outer membrane protein, producing MGRVVDGDGVPLPGATVLEKGTSNGGVTDLEGKFALTVADDAVLRFSFMGYKTREISVKGYTFLDIVLEEDAVELDKIVVTALGIEKKEHSLSYAMSQVKSEELTRVKMPNLITSLTGKAAGVQVNQVSSGLGASAKVNIRGIRSVAGENQPLYVIDGVPMLNSTSEQAFSAIGGTANAGNRDGGDGISNLNSEDIESISILKGAPAAALYGSQAGNGVILITTKKGKSQGQRSISFSTSLMFDKASSLPEMQSRYGVSDGVDSWGERKDLPKYDNLNDFFSTGVTSITSVSVSHGNEKLQNYFSYANTTGKGIIDKNRLSKHNITFRETSVMFNNRLKLDGNVNLMRQVSKNKPTVGGFYMNPLVGLYRFPRGEDLSYYRDNFEVYDESRNLNIQNWHTSYEDFEQNPYWITNRIQTKEVRMHAIVSLSANLQVNDWLTVQARGNVDCIDDKVRQKFYASTAPALAGANGRYLEMDYQDLQFYGDLMLMVKKKWGYFSVNGALGGSITDKTTNSTRYDSKTASLYYANVFTLANIIMNGSAALDQKIDSHRQLQSLFATAQVGYKESAYIDLTARNDWSSTLSHTKHEGRGYFYPSVGTSLILSRLLTLPEWVSYAKVRAAYSMVGNDIPLYITNSVSHITAGGEYLANDAAPFKEMEPEMNYSWEIGAEGRFLNSRIGFNITFYRTNTHNQFFKLPTLAGDKYAYRYVNAGNIQNQGWEIALDATPVMAKDFMWSTTLNFASNRNKIVALHEDLKEFVYGPTSFSSSYAMKLIKGGSIGDIYGKAFVRDASGNIVYETEGNNAGLPKVEGDGNTVKVGNSNPKFQLGWNHTLSYKDLSLYFLVDCRYGGKVLSQTQADMDLYGVSEITGKARDDGYVMLEGQRIENVKGFYKIVGGRAGTTEYYMYDATNIRLRELSLSYQLPASWMEKTKVLKKAQVSFIARNLFFLYKKAPFDPDLVLSTGNDNQGIDVYGMPTTRSWGFSLKCEF